One Desulfobulbus propionicus DSM 2032 DNA segment encodes these proteins:
- the rpmA gene encoding 50S ribosomal protein L27, which translates to MAHKKAGGSSRNGRDSAGQRRGIKRFGGQIVKAGSILVRQLGTVIHPGTNVGCGRDYTLFAKVDGTVKYESFGKDRKRVSVYPAE; encoded by the coding sequence ATGGCTCATAAGAAAGCAGGCGGCAGTTCGCGAAACGGCCGCGACAGTGCGGGGCAGCGACGGGGCATCAAGCGGTTCGGCGGTCAGATCGTCAAGGCCGGCAGTATTCTGGTTCGGCAACTGGGCACGGTCATCCACCCCGGAACCAATGTCGGCTGCGGCCGTGACTACACCCTGTTTGCCAAGGTCGACGGCACGGTCAAGTACGAGTCCTTCGGCAAGGACCGCAAGAGAGTTTCCGTTTATCCCGCCGAGTAG